In Portunus trituberculatus isolate SZX2019 chromosome 46, ASM1759143v1, whole genome shotgun sequence, a single window of DNA contains:
- the LOC123519743 gene encoding uncharacterized protein LOC123519743 has protein sequence MKVGDLQQSPPLLVQQYEKTVTMVVATHQQVMCLLRGLNTQKATGPDDFSPHLLKRCFQEMAAPLTQVISPCVQENVWPSVWKEACVVPVLKKAPGRTKKTTDPYRCYRWWDALDDSRDTVVIVLLAFDKVWHRGLLEKLRAKGIQGGMLRLLVNYLQDISLKVVVNGQTSESLPVEASWRCC, from the exons atgaaggtgggggaCCTGCAGCAATCCCCGCCTCTGCTGGTCCAGCAGTacgagaagactgtcaccatggtggtggcgacgcatcagcaggtgatgTGTTTACTACGAGGACTGAatacacagaaagccaccggccctgatgattTCAGCCCGCACCTCCTGAAGCGATGCTTCCAGGAAATGGCTGCTCCTCTTACCCAAGTCATCTCACCCTGTGTACAGGAAAACGTCTGGCcgtcagtgtggaaggaggcttgCGTGGTACCCGTACTCAAAAAGGCTCCAGGACGGActaaaaaaactacagacccataccGCTGTTATcggtggtgg gacgccctcgacgacagCAGGGACACTGTCGTGATTGTCTTATTAGCTTTTGACAAAGTATGGCATCGAGGCCTACTAGAAAAGCTCCGTGCTAAAGGTATCCAGGGCGGCATGTTACGACTCCTTgtaaattacctgcaggacataagcctcaaggtggttgtcaacggccAAACATCTGAGTctctgcctgtggaggcatca TGGAGgtgctgctga